A DNA window from Tenuifilaceae bacterium CYCD contains the following coding sequences:
- the acpP_1 gene encoding acyl carrier protein, with protein sequence MSDIATRVKSIIVDKLGVDENEVTPEASFTNDLGADSLDTVELIMEFEKEFNLSIPDDEAEKIGTVGDAITYIESHSK encoded by the coding sequence ATGTCGGATATTGCAACAAGAGTAAAGTCGATTATTGTTGACAAACTCGGAGTGGACGAAAATGAAGTAACTCCAGAAGCAAGCTTTACCAATGATCTAGGTGCTGATTCTCTTGACACCGTAGAGTTAATCATGGAATTTGAAAAAGAATTCAATCTTTCTATTCCTGACGATGAAGCAGAAAAGATCGGAACCGTTGGTGACGCTATCACTTACATCGAAAGCCACAGCAAGTAA
- a CDS encoding 3-oxoacyl-[acyl-carrier-protein] synthase 2, producing MEMKRVVVTGLGTINPIGNNIQEYWTNLEKGVSGCGLITSFDASKFKTKFACQVKNFDPNTYFDRKEVKKIDPYTQFALVAVDEAMKDSGINPEAIDLDAAGVVWASGIGGLQTMTEELRGYFAGDGTPRFSPFFIPRMIADIAAGQISMRYGFRGPNFSTVSACASATNGLICALDIIRTGKANIIISGGSEASANEVGVAGFNALQALSTNNDEYQSASRPFDVSRDGFVIGEGAGCLILEEYEHAKARGAKIYCELVGGGMTADAYHLTAPHPEGIGAKRVMENALKDANLKPEDIDYINVHGTSTPLGDLAETKAIISVFGEHAYKLNISSTKSMTGHLLGAAGAIEAIASVFSVYKDVVPPTINLKNVDPEIDSKLNLTPNKAQKRTVRAALSNTFGFGGHNASLIVKKLS from the coding sequence ATGGAAATGAAGCGCGTTGTTGTTACAGGTCTTGGTACAATTAATCCTATTGGAAATAATATACAAGAGTATTGGACCAACCTCGAAAAAGGTGTGAGCGGTTGTGGACTTATCACCAGTTTCGACGCATCAAAGTTTAAAACTAAGTTTGCTTGTCAGGTAAAAAATTTCGATCCCAATACTTACTTCGACCGTAAAGAGGTTAAAAAAATCGATCCTTATACCCAGTTTGCGCTGGTGGCTGTAGATGAGGCTATGAAGGATTCGGGAATTAACCCCGAAGCTATTGATTTAGATGCGGCTGGAGTTGTTTGGGCTTCAGGTATTGGTGGTTTACAGACCATGACTGAGGAACTAAGAGGCTATTTCGCGGGTGATGGTACGCCCCGATTTAGCCCTTTCTTTATTCCTCGTATGATTGCTGATATTGCTGCAGGCCAAATTTCAATGAGATACGGCTTCCGTGGTCCAAATTTTTCAACTGTTTCTGCTTGTGCATCGGCTACCAATGGTCTTATTTGTGCATTGGATATCATTCGTACTGGCAAGGCAAATATTATCATTAGTGGAGGTTCTGAAGCTTCGGCTAATGAAGTTGGTGTTGCTGGTTTTAATGCACTTCAGGCATTGTCAACGAATAATGATGAGTACCAAAGTGCCTCACGTCCATTCGATGTAAGCCGTGATGGTTTTGTAATTGGTGAGGGTGCAGGTTGTCTTATCCTTGAGGAGTATGAACACGCCAAGGCTCGTGGTGCTAAAATTTACTGTGAATTGGTAGGTGGCGGTATGACTGCTGATGCTTATCACTTGACAGCTCCACACCCAGAGGGTATTGGTGCAAAAAGGGTAATGGAAAATGCGCTTAAAGATGCCAATTTAAAACCAGAGGATATTGACTATATCAATGTACATGGTACTTCAACCCCTCTTGGCGATTTAGCCGAAACAAAAGCAATTATTTCGGTTTTTGGTGAGCATGCATATAAGTTAAATATCAGTTCAACAAAGTCGATGACTGGGCATTTACTAGGCGCTGCAGGTGCCATTGAGGCTATTGCATCGGTATTTTCAGTTTATAAAGATGTTGTTCCCCCAACCATTAATTTAAAGAATGTTGATCCAGAGATTGATAGTAAACTTAACCTGACTCCTAATAAAGCTCAGAAGCGTACAGTTAGGGCAGCGTTAAGCAATACTTTTGGATTCGGTGGACACAACGCTTCGCTTATCGTTAAAAAACTTTCCTAG
- a CDS encoding membrane protein, whose product MTSSKTFKTARSYSIIVFGLLLYALSWTAFLIPHKITGGGVSGIGALIYYATGFPMGYTYFLVNIGLIFIAIKMLGANFGVKTIFGVVVGSILLSVLQATIKHPIVDDKFMSTIIGGAIAGVGLGIVFTQGGSTGGTDIIAMIINKYRNISPGRIIMFCDVFIIGSSFLVLLDLDPAKRIETIVYGYVAMAITAYSLDAVLSGSRQSVQVFVFSKQYKIIADRITSELGRGVTVIDGQGWFTKENQKVLITLVRKYEANDVYRIIKEEDAEAFISVASVMGVYGRGFERIRH is encoded by the coding sequence ATGACAAGTAGTAAAACGTTTAAAACAGCCCGTTCGTATTCAATTATTGTGTTCGGGTTGCTACTTTACGCATTATCTTGGACTGCATTCTTGATTCCGCACAAAATCACTGGAGGGGGCGTTTCCGGTATTGGTGCTTTAATATACTATGCAACAGGATTTCCAATGGGTTATACATATTTCTTGGTAAATATTGGGTTAATCTTTATTGCAATCAAAATGCTTGGAGCGAATTTTGGCGTAAAAACAATATTTGGTGTTGTTGTTGGGTCAATATTGCTTTCGGTTCTTCAGGCAACAATCAAGCATCCAATAGTTGACGATAAGTTTATGTCTACTATTATTGGTGGTGCCATTGCCGGTGTAGGGTTAGGAATAGTGTTTACTCAGGGAGGTAGCACTGGCGGTACCGATATTATTGCTATGATTATCAATAAATACCGTAATATTAGTCCAGGTAGAATAATAATGTTCTGTGATGTTTTTATTATTGGATCATCATTTCTTGTTCTCTTAGATTTAGATCCTGCAAAAAGGATTGAGACCATAGTATATGGATATGTTGCCATGGCAATTACAGCCTACTCCTTAGATGCCGTTCTTTCGGGTAGCCGGCAATCGGTGCAAGTGTTTGTTTTCTCAAAGCAGTATAAAATTATTGCAGATAGAATAACCTCAGAACTAGGGCGTGGAGTTACTGTGATTGATGGTCAGGGCTGGTTTACAAAGGAAAATCAAAAAGTGTTAATTACCCTTGTTCGAAAATATGAGGCAAATGATGTGTATAGAATCATTAAGGAAGAGGATGCCGAGGCATTTATTTCTGTTGCAAGTGTAATGGGGGTTTATGGACGAGGTTTTGAGCGTATACGACATTGA
- the leuS gene encoding leucine--tRNA ligase, with translation MDYNFKEIESKWQEYWKNNKTYKVDIDPSRPKFYVLDMFPYPSGAGLHVGHPLGYIASDIYSRFKRLQGFNVLHPMGYDAFGLPAEQYAIQTGQHPAITTDINIKRYREQLDKIGFSYDWDREFRTCDPSYYKWTQWAFIQMFKHWYCNQNQKVEPIEKLIAEFAKNGNSKIDAVRSDVKTFSADEWKSMTEVEQQEILLAYRLAYLADVMVNWCPALGTVLANDEVKEGFSVRGGHPVEQRKMRQWCLRISAYAERLLNDMETLEWTESLKEIQRNWIGRSEGAEVYFKVDGSDMKILIFTTRPDTIYGATFMVLAPESELVDELTTPEYAEKVSAYRDEVKRKTERERMAEAKKVTGQFTGSYAINPFTNEHIPIWISEYVLAGYGTGAIMAVPAHDSRDFVFARTFNLPIIQTVIRPGEQATDPNSWNESYDSKEGVVINSTLINGLDVKQAISKINEVIESRGLGKRKINYRLRDAIFSRQRYWGEPFPVYYKDGMPYAIDESKLPLELPEVDAFLPTEKGEPPLGRAKNWKNADGYGYELSTMPGFAGSSAYYLRYMDPRNNNGLVSKEANNYWENVDLYIGGTEHAVGHLIYSRFWNKFLFDLGYVCKNEPFKKLINQGMIQGRSNFVYRIKNTNTYVSLNLKDKHDVTPIHVDVNIVSNDILDIEAFRKWRPEFSDAEFILEDGRYICGWAVEKMSKSMWNVVNPDVIVEKYGADTLRMYEMFLGPLEQSKPWDTNGIDGVHKFFRRFWRLYHNTNNQFEVSDAEPTAQELKVLHKTIKKITEDIEKFSFNTGVSAFMICVNELTDLKCNKRAILEPLCALIASYAPHIAEELWHLLGHSTSVCDAKWPKYDEKYLQESTYTCPVSFNGKTRFTLEIPLNIQQTEVEKIVLADANTQKFLEGKQPKKIIIVPNKIVNIVM, from the coding sequence ATGGATTACAATTTTAAAGAGATTGAGAGTAAGTGGCAGGAATACTGGAAGAATAACAAAACTTACAAAGTAGATATAGACCCTTCGCGCCCAAAATTCTATGTGCTCGATATGTTCCCTTATCCTTCAGGGGCAGGGTTGCACGTTGGTCATCCACTTGGTTATATTGCATCCGATATATATTCACGCTTTAAACGTTTACAAGGCTTTAACGTTTTACACCCAATGGGTTACGATGCGTTTGGTTTACCTGCCGAACAGTATGCAATTCAAACTGGCCAGCATCCAGCCATTACAACCGATATCAACATTAAACGTTACCGCGAGCAACTCGATAAAATTGGATTCAGCTACGATTGGGATCGTGAGTTCCGCACCTGCGACCCATCGTACTACAAGTGGACACAGTGGGCATTTATCCAAATGTTCAAGCATTGGTACTGTAATCAAAACCAGAAGGTTGAGCCTATTGAGAAGTTGATTGCCGAGTTTGCAAAAAACGGAAACTCAAAGATTGATGCAGTTCGTAGTGATGTAAAAACATTCTCTGCCGATGAGTGGAAATCGATGACTGAGGTTGAACAGCAGGAAATTCTTCTTGCTTATCGCTTGGCTTACCTTGCCGATGTAATGGTAAACTGGTGTCCTGCATTAGGAACGGTGCTTGCTAACGATGAGGTTAAGGAAGGTTTTTCAGTTCGTGGTGGCCATCCTGTGGAGCAACGCAAGATGCGTCAGTGGTGCTTGCGCATTTCTGCTTACGCAGAGCGTTTACTGAACGATATGGAAACCTTAGAGTGGACCGAATCACTAAAAGAGATACAGCGCAACTGGATTGGTCGTTCCGAGGGTGCCGAGGTATACTTCAAGGTTGACGGCTCCGACATGAAAATTCTGATTTTCACAACCAGACCCGATACTATTTACGGAGCAACCTTTATGGTTCTCGCTCCAGAAAGTGAGTTGGTTGATGAATTGACCACTCCTGAGTATGCCGAGAAGGTAAGTGCTTATCGCGATGAGGTTAAACGTAAAACCGAGCGTGAACGTATGGCCGAGGCCAAAAAGGTTACAGGACAATTTACTGGTAGTTACGCCATAAATCCTTTCACCAACGAGCATATTCCTATTTGGATTAGTGAGTATGTATTGGCGGGTTACGGTACAGGCGCTATTATGGCTGTTCCTGCGCACGATAGTCGCGACTTTGTTTTTGCACGCACATTCAACTTGCCAATTATTCAAACCGTAATTCGTCCTGGCGAGCAGGCTACCGACCCAAATAGTTGGAACGAATCGTACGATTCCAAGGAAGGTGTTGTAATCAACAGCACGTTGATTAATGGTTTGGATGTAAAACAGGCCATCAGCAAAATAAACGAGGTGATTGAATCGCGTGGATTGGGTAAACGTAAAATAAACTATCGTTTACGTGATGCTATTTTCAGCCGTCAGCGTTACTGGGGCGAGCCTTTCCCTGTTTACTATAAGGATGGAATGCCATACGCTATTGATGAGAGCAAACTTCCGTTGGAGTTACCAGAGGTTGATGCCTTTTTGCCCACCGAGAAAGGCGAGCCACCACTTGGTCGTGCTAAAAACTGGAAAAATGCCGATGGCTATGGCTATGAGTTAAGTACGATGCCAGGCTTTGCAGGATCATCTGCTTACTATCTACGATATATGGATCCTCGCAATAACAATGGCTTGGTATCTAAGGAGGCAAACAACTATTGGGAGAATGTGGATTTATACATTGGTGGAACCGAGCACGCAGTGGGACACCTTATATATTCACGCTTCTGGAATAAATTCCTTTTCGACCTTGGCTATGTTTGTAAGAATGAGCCATTCAAAAAGTTGATTAACCAAGGAATGATTCAGGGCCGTTCGAATTTTGTGTATCGAATCAAGAATACCAATACTTACGTTTCACTCAACCTAAAGGATAAGCACGATGTAACTCCAATTCACGTTGATGTTAACATTGTAAGCAACGATATTTTGGATATAGAGGCATTCCGCAAGTGGCGTCCAGAGTTCAGCGATGCTGAATTTATACTTGAGGATGGTAGGTACATCTGCGGTTGGGCAGTGGAGAAGATGAGTAAGAGTATGTGGAATGTTGTTAATCCCGATGTTATTGTTGAGAAGTACGGTGCCGATACGCTTCGTATGTACGAGATGTTCCTAGGACCTCTTGAGCAAAGTAAACCTTGGGATACAAACGGGATTGATGGTGTACACAAATTCTTCCGTCGATTCTGGCGGTTATACCACAATACTAACAACCAGTTTGAGGTTTCCGATGCTGAACCAACAGCGCAGGAGCTAAAAGTGCTTCATAAAACCATCAAGAAAATTACCGAGGATATCGAGAAATTCAGCTTCAACACAGGTGTTTCGGCATTTATGATTTGTGTGAATGAGTTGACCGATCTGAAGTGCAACAAGCGAGCAATCCTTGAGCCTCTTTGTGCTCTTATAGCATCGTATGCTCCGCATATTGCTGAAGAGTTATGGCATTTATTAGGTCACAGCACATCGGTTTGCGATGCAAAATGGCCTAAGTATGATGAGAAATACTTGCAAGAGAGCACCTACACTTGTCCAGTATCATTCAACGGAAAAACTCGTTTCACATTAGAAATTCCTTTGAACATCCAACAGACAGAGGTTGAGAAAATAGTACTTGCCGATGCTAATACTCAGAAATTCCTTGAGGGTAAGCAACCCAAGAAAATTATTATTGTTCCAAACAAAATTGTCAATATAGTAATGTAG
- a CDS encoding four helix bundle protein, translating into MERTESKTKSFKDLVVWQKAHAFVLNVYQQVKHFPDDSQSFVGDMLCESVTAIATNIVGGYRKKDRDEKLMFLATAQDALEECRYYIILANDLGLFDQYQTDDLENAIGEVSYLLNSYAKSIQKRKEEEAKSENQY; encoded by the coding sequence ATGGAGAGAACTGAGAGCAAAACCAAATCATTTAAGGATTTAGTGGTTTGGCAAAAAGCCCATGCATTCGTACTAAACGTTTACCAGCAAGTCAAGCACTTCCCTGACGATAGTCAGTCTTTTGTGGGTGATATGCTTTGTGAGAGTGTAACTGCCATAGCAACAAATATTGTTGGAGGATATAGAAAAAAAGATCGTGATGAGAAGTTGATGTTTCTTGCTACGGCTCAGGATGCGTTGGAGGAATGCCGCTATTACATTATTCTTGCCAACGACTTAGGTTTATTTGATCAGTACCAGACCGATGATCTAGAAAATGCAATCGGAGAGGTAAGTTATTTGCTGAACTCCTATGCAAAATCAATTCAAAAAAGGAAGGAAGAGGAAGCCAAATCCGAAAATCAATATTAG
- the purN gene encoding phosphoribosylglycinamide formyltransferase has translation MNNIAILASGSGSNAENIALYFKDNLDVKISLIATENPSAFVIDRAKKLNIEWKIFTMEELKNGSLLNMLKSLNIDFIVLAGFLKLIPENLISAYANRIINIHPALLPEYGGKGMYGNKVHEAVIANKESESGITIHYVNSKYDEGGIIFQAKCAITPKDNAETLAQKVHSLEYEYYPKVIESLVAKHL, from the coding sequence ATGAATAACATAGCAATATTAGCATCAGGTTCAGGAAGCAATGCCGAGAACATTGCCCTGTACTTTAAAGACAATCTGGATGTCAAAATATCGCTTATAGCGACCGAAAATCCATCAGCATTTGTCATTGATCGGGCAAAAAAATTAAATATTGAATGGAAAATATTCACAATGGAAGAGCTAAAAAATGGATCATTGCTGAATATGCTAAAATCATTAAATATTGACTTTATAGTATTAGCTGGCTTTTTAAAGTTGATCCCTGAAAATTTAATTTCGGCCTACGCCAATCGAATTATTAATATACACCCAGCATTACTTCCTGAGTACGGCGGAAAAGGTATGTATGGCAACAAAGTTCACGAAGCTGTAATTGCAAACAAAGAAAGCGAGAGCGGTATCACAATCCATTACGTGAACAGCAAATATGATGAAGGTGGTATTATTTTTCAAGCAAAATGTGCCATAACCCCTAAAGACAATGCAGAAACATTAGCTCAAAAGGTACACAGCTTAGAGTATGAATACTACCCCAAAGTGATAGAATCGTTAGTTGCCAAGCACCTATAA